From one Nilaparvata lugens isolate BPH chromosome 2, ASM1435652v1, whole genome shotgun sequence genomic stretch:
- the LOC120349712 gene encoding uncharacterized protein LOC120349712 has protein sequence MDECMKTIEKTSRTAKLWLQLFHTIDLALNFVYAERTGDWIMHLKCTTDMLPYFHASGHLPYAKSAHIYAQEMTKITEKLSEKELDLFINKGYFTVKRTTRYWSGTWTDMCIEQCLMRPMKSVGGLTHGRGMNESTVNKWILGTPYFIKINEALEEFLDISITYSEQHVELRKSRKLRDQADIDKFTTWFRQHNPLNKESGELVSLSSGFISDESVNCDQAYDIGCAAMKTMIALKN, from the exons ATGGATGAATGTATGAAAACCATTGAAAAGACAAGCAGGACAGCTAAGTTGTGGCTGCAGCTTTTTCACACTATAGATTTAGCTCTTAATTTTGTGTATGCTGAGAGGACAGGAGATTGGATTATGCATTTAAAATGCACAACAGATATGCTTCCATATTTCCATGCATCAGGCCACTTGCCTTATGCAAAGTCTGCACATATTTATGCCCAAGAAATGACcaaaataactgaaaaactCTCTGAAAAAGAATTAGATCTTTTCATCAACAAGGGATATTTTACTGTGAAAAGAACAACAAGATACTGGTCAGGAACATGGACAGACATGTGCATAGAGCAATGTCTGATGAGGCCAATGAAATCTGTAGGAGGACTCACTCATGGAAGGGGAATGAATGAAAGTACTGTGAATAAATGGATTCTTGGGACACCATACTTCATAAAGATTAATGAAGCATTAGAGGAGTTCTTAGACATTTCTATTACCTACAGTGAACAACATGTTGAGCTGAGAAAGTCAAGAAAACTCAGAGACCAAGCTGATATTGATAAGTTCACCACATGGTTCAGACAACACAATCCATTAAATAAGGAATCTGGAGAGCTAGTTTCATTATCATCTGGTTTCATCAGTGATGAGTCAGTCAACTGTGACCAAGCCTATGACATAGGTTGTGCTGCTATGAAGACAATG ATAGctctcaaaaattga